Within Actinosynnema pretiosum, the genomic segment CTCCGGCGCGCCGCCCAGCGCGGCCAGCCGCTCCCGCAGCGACGCCTCCACCTCCACCTGGGACACCAGCAGCGGCGCGCGCCCCGACGCCTGCGCCATGCGCGCCATCGGCATCACCGACACCAGCCTGCCCTCGCTGTGCATCCGCACCTCGCGCAGCGGGATCACCAGCCCCGGCAGGTCGCCCAGCGCGCCCAGCCGCAGCAGCACCTCCACGCCGCGCGGCTGCACGCCCAGCGCCCGCGAGGTGGTCGCGGGACCGCCCGCCCGGTCGACCACCAGGGCCTCCACCCCGAGCGAGCGCAACCCGCACGCCAGCGCCAGCCCGGTCGGCCCCGCGCCGACCACCAGCACCGGGACCCGCTCGACCACCCCGTCCCGGCTCACCGGCCGACCGTGCCCGCGAGCCCGCCCAGCTCCGCCACGTCCAGCTCGGGGTACACCGGGCAGCGGTGCACCGGCTCGAACGGCGAGAACGTCGACCACGCCGGGTTCGCGCGCAGCGCGTTCGCCACCGGGTTGCGCGCGCTCCAGAAGTCGCCGCCGAGCAGCCGCACCACGTACATCTCCATGTCCGCCTCGGAGAGGTTCCCCGCCTCCGAGTGCGCCTCGGCCAGCGCGGGCAGCAGCTCGCCCTCGTAGAAGGAGAAGATCAGCCGCACGTACGTGTCGTAGCCGGTCTTGAAGAAGTTCGAGTAGCCGGTGAGCGCCTGCTCCTCGTCGGCGGGCGAGTCGAGCGCCCGCCCGAGCGCCTCGGCGGCCTCCGCGCCCGTGGCCATGCCCACCAGCACCCCGCCGGAGAACATGGGGTCGCCGAAGCAGCCGGCGTCCCCGACCATCACCCAGCCGGGGCCGGTGACCTGGTCGGAGTGGTAGCTGTAGTCGGTCTCCACCCAGAAGTCCGAGGTCGCGGAGGTGCCGGTGAGCCGCTGGTTGATCCTGGGCACCCGCTCGACGTGCTCGGCGAACGCCTCGGCCGGGGTGCGCCCGCGCAGCCGGTCGCGGTGCATGACCGTGCCGACGCTGATCCGGTCCGCCGACAGCGGGATCGCCCAGATCCACCCGTCCGAGTGGCTGCCGACCTGGATGTCGCCCTCGTGGCCGGGGTTGTGCGCCTCGTCCAGCCCGTCGCGGTGGTGGAACACCGCCACCATGCGCAGGTCCTCGATCATCCGCCGCAGCCCGAACCGGTTGGCGACCACGCCCGCCCGGCCGGTGGCGTCCACCACGTACCGGGCGCGCTCCTCGCGCTCGACCCCGCCCTCGCGGTAGCGCACGCCCACCACCCGGCCGCCCTCCTCCAGCAGCCCGACGACCTGCGCGCCCTCCCGCACGGTCGCGCCCGCCGCGCGCGCCTGGTCCAGGTTCACCCGGTCGAAGTGCGAGCGCTCGACCTGGAACGTCTCGTGGTGGCGGCCGTCGCCGGTCTTGGCGAAGTCGGCGCGGAACACCCCGGCGCGGAAGAACTTCGTGCCGGTCGGGTCGATGAACTCGCCGCCGCGCTTGACGACGTAGCCCTGCTCCCGCACCGCGTCGAGCAGGCCGTGCCGCTCCAGCAGGCCCACCATGTACGGCAGCATCGACTCGCCGATGTGGAAGCGGGGGAACTCCTGCCGCTCCAGCACCAGCACCGAGCGGCCCTGCCGGGCGAGCACCGCGGCGCAGACGGACCCGGCGGGCCCACCACCCATCACGATCGCGTCGAGCATCAGGCCACGACCTCCCCGGCCGTCGGGCGGCGCGAAGCCGGTTCCCCGCGCGGCGGTGACGATCCGCAGCCCACGCTAGGAAGCCCGCCGGGCAGCGGCAATCCGCGGTTCCACCACCGGGTAACGAACCGCCCACCGGCGAGCTGGTTGCCGGGGTGTGGGCGTCCGGTGGAGCCGACCAGTGCGGGAGGGCCTCGCGCGGTGCTCGACTGTCCACAACCGACCCGGTCCCCAGCTCCAGCCCCTCGGAGGCCCCGTGCCCGGCGACACCGACGACCCACCGGCCCGAGC encodes:
- a CDS encoding NAD(P)/FAD-dependent oxidoreductase, with amino-acid sequence MLDAIVMGGGPAGSVCAAVLARQGRSVLVLERQEFPRFHIGESMLPYMVGLLERHGLLDAVREQGYVVKRGGEFIDPTGTKFFRAGVFRADFAKTGDGRHHETFQVERSHFDRVNLDQARAAGATVREGAQVVGLLEEGGRVVGVRYREGGVEREERARYVVDATGRAGVVANRFGLRRMIEDLRMVAVFHHRDGLDEAHNPGHEGDIQVGSHSDGWIWAIPLSADRISVGTVMHRDRLRGRTPAEAFAEHVERVPRINQRLTGTSATSDFWVETDYSYHSDQVTGPGWVMVGDAGCFGDPMFSGGVLVGMATGAEAAEALGRALDSPADEEQALTGYSNFFKTGYDTYVRLIFSFYEGELLPALAEAHSEAGNLSEADMEMYVVRLLGGDFWSARNPVANALRANPAWSTFSPFEPVHRCPVYPELDVAELGGLAGTVGR